A section of the Deltaproteobacteria bacterium genome encodes:
- the istB gene encoding IS21-like element helper ATPase IstB, whose product MTDVEHIKEKLINLRLKVMAQHLEATLKEANDRNQDCLFVLNRLAESEAEHRWHNATKLRFQQSRLNEKITIDQFDFHHHSSRRNQKTQILNLLNLEFVKEHRDVIVIGNPGTGKSFLAKCIAYAACNANIKALFTTAIDMINHLIAAEADRSLLKKLHYYQSPALLVCDELGYLSLGQQGSHLFFQVISARHQVKSTLLTTNLPFAEWGEVFDSTTVATAIADRLVYNSEVLIFGGESYRRKHK is encoded by the coding sequence ATGACAGATGTAGAGCATATCAAAGAGAAACTCATAAACCTTCGCCTTAAAGTCATGGCCCAACACCTTGAAGCCACCCTTAAGGAGGCCAACGATAGGAATCAGGACTGTCTTTTTGTCCTCAATCGGCTTGCAGAGTCAGAGGCAGAACATCGGTGGCACAATGCCACTAAGCTCAGATTCCAACAGTCCAGGCTCAATGAAAAGATCACTATCGATCAGTTTGACTTCCACCACCATAGCTCAAGAAGGAATCAGAAAACTCAAATCCTAAACCTCCTTAACCTGGAGTTTGTCAAAGAGCACAGAGATGTGATTGTGATCGGTAACCCCGGTACCGGTAAGAGCTTCCTTGCGAAATGCATCGCCTATGCCGCCTGTAATGCCAATATCAAGGCCCTTTTTACCACCGCCATTGATATGATCAACCATCTCATCGCCGCTGAGGCAGACCGCTCGCTTTTGAAAAAGCTCCACTACTATCAATCACCGGCCCTCCTAGTCTGTGATGAGCTCGGGTATCTTTCCCTGGGCCAGCAGGGTTCACACCTCTTCTTCCAGGTCATCAGTGCACGGCACCAGGTAAAGTCAACGCTGTTGACTACCAACCTGCCTTTTGCTGAGTGGGGAGAGGTGTTCGACTCAACCACTGTGGCCACAGCGATCGCTGACCGGCTCGTTTACAACTCGGAGGTCCTTATCTTTGGAGGGGAAAGTTATCGAAGAAAGCACAAATAA